The following nucleotide sequence is from Candidatus Bipolaricaulota bacterium.
GCCGCGGCGCGTCTCTACACGCGGTCGGGATCGCCCGCGGTCGCGCCATTGTGAATAACATTTTTAAAAAAATGTCATTCATTGCTATAATGAATTCATTGAATTAATAAAAAATATGAAAAAAACAGCAATACTATTGATCGCCGCTTTATTTGTTTTTGGATCGGCGCATGGCGTAGTGGCCGAAAATTACGATTTTGTTTCTAGTAATATCTGGGTTTCGGAAACCGCGCCGCTGGAAGGGGATATTTTGAAAATTTCTTCCGTGGTAATAAATGACGGAGATAGAAGATTCAATGGCGATTTGGTGTTTTTGGACAATGATCAGCTAATCAGTTCGCAAATCGCGTTTTCGCTCGGCGCCGGAGAGTCCAGCAAGGTTTTGACCACGAGCTGGACGGCCGTTCGCGGGGAGCATAGATTCAAAGCGGAAATTAGAGATGCTTATTTTATAAATGAAGAAGGACTCAATGAAGCGATTGACGGTACTTTTTTCAGTCAGGTGACGGACGTGATTTACGTTGACGTTGACAGCGATGCCGATGGTCTGCCCGATTTGGAGGAAGAAGAGCAGGGAACGGACCCGACGAATCCGGACACGGACGGAGACACCGAAAACGACGGGGATGATCCCAATCCGACAAATCCGCAAGTTTTCAACGGTCCCGATACGGACGGCGACGGCATTATAGATACCTTGGATACGGATATTGATAATGACGGTTTGTATAATTGGGATGAAGATGATAGCGGTACCGATCCGAAAGAATACGATACGGACGGAGACGGCTATAGTGACAAAGAAGACTCTTTTCCACTCGATTCTAAAAAATGGAAAGAAGAAGTGAAAGTGGCGGTGGTTGAAAAAAAAGATGATTCCAAGTCGGACGACAAAGAAACAAAAAAAGTGAAAGATGCTTTGGCGGATGACTCGGATTTGGCCAGTTCGGATCAAGTTTTTGACAGCGTGAGCGATTTTTTCGCCAATCAAAAAAATAACGATAAAAACGTTGAAAATACGGAAGCTGAAAATTCCGGTGACGCTAGTAATTTTGACAAAGCGGGCAAAGGCTATTTGGCCAGTCTGACCAAACGCGACAATTTATTGAAATTGGCTTTGATTCCTTTGATTTTGATGTCCGCGATCATCGCCAGACAGCTGGTTAGAAAACCCAAATCAAAAAATAAGGACAATGATCAGGTTTAAAAGATCTTGTATATTGTAAAAAATGCCGGCCCTGCCCGGGATTTTTTATTAAATATTTGTTATAATGACAATATAATTTGAATGCGCATGAAAAGGAAATATTTAAAATTTTTAATTATCATGACCTTGCTAATCGCTTGGAGCGTTTTTATTTACTTTGTCGATCCGGTTAAAATTATCGATTTGATCGGCGTGCAAAACTCTTATATTTTCGGCTTTTTGATTTCCGTCTTCGGAGGTTTAACCACCTTCACCGCCACTTCTTTTATCGCCACTCTGGTTACCCTGGCGCTTGGCGGGGTGAACCCTTGGCTTTTGGGACTTTTTGCCGGGCTGGGACTGGCGATAAGCGATAGCGTGTTTTATTACTTCGGCAAAAAGGGCAGTGAAGTCATTTCGAAAAAAACCGAAAAAAGACTGAGCAAATTTTTTGCATGGTTGAAAAAGCAGCCGGAATGGCTTATCCAAATATTGGTTTTTCTATATATCGGTTTTACTCCATTGCCCAATGACATCGTGACCATCTCGCTATCTTTCAGCCGTTTTCCGTATAAAAAATTCATTATCCCGGTATTTTTTGGGGACTTGACGTTTGCCACGTTGGTTTCGGTCGCGGCCAGCTTCGGTTATCACGTTTATTGATTTAAAAAAGAGATAGAGTTTGCTATAATTCAAACATAATTTATGAGAGAGCAATTATTGATAATGCCTTTTGATCACCGGTCATCATTGATCAGGGATTCGATAGGCGTCAAAACCAATGTTGCCGTCCAAAAGGCCACTTTAAAGCTTTTTAAAGAAATCATTTACGCGGCTTTTTTGATTGTTCAAAAAAAATATCCCCGAAAAAATGACTTGGCGATTTTGGTTGATGAAAAATATGGAGCAGCTATCCTGAAAGATGCCAAAAAAAGAAAGATAAAAATTTGCTATACCGTTGAAAAAAGCGGAGGCAAGGAGCTGGCTTTCGAATATGGCAATTCATTCGGCGCCCATATCGCAAAATTCCAGCCTGATTTTGTAAAAGTTTTGGTCAGATACAATCCTTCGAATAAAGAAATCAACAAGAGGCAGTTGAAAAAGTTGAAGCGACTCGGAGAGTTTTGCGAAAAGAAAAATTATAGATTATTATTGGAATTGCTGGTGCCGCCGACGAAAAATGATTTGGCAATTGCCGGTTCACTCGCGGCGTTTGATAAAAATTATCGCATAAAAAAGACGGTCGACGCGATCGGAGAAATAAAAAAGGCCGTAAAAGTGGATGTTTGGAAAATGGAAGGCTTTGATAAGTCGAATTGGCGAAAGATTTTCAAGGTTGTGCCCGAATATTCCAAAATTATCGTTTTGGGCAGAGGAGAAAATGAAAAGAACGTGATGAAATGGATTATGGACGCCAAAATATTTTCCAAAATAATAGGTTTCGCCGTCGGCCGGACTATTTTTCTCAAACCTTTGCTCGAATACCATAAAAAACGGGTATCGAAAAAGCGAGCTGAGGAACTGATCGCGGCCGATTTTTCAAAATTCGTGAAGTTGTGGAATTCATAATATTAAATAATAATTAATTTTAGAAAATTATGAAAAAGAAAATTTTCACCGTTGCTTTGGCGATGATGACAATGGCTGTTTTGGCGGGATGCGGCGCCGTGTATTCGACAGGGGAAGTCTTGGAAGCCAAAATGTGCGTGGCCGCCGATAGAGAAGGCCTTTTATGCACACGCGATTTGGCCAGCTTTTACGCGGACACGGACGTAATTTACGCCACCGCCATCTTGGCCAACGTTCCGAGCGGCACCAAAGCCACGGGCACTTGGTACTATTTCGATCCAGAACAAGGAGTTACGACCATCGGTTCCTACATTTTGGAATCGGAGGAAATCAATTCCGATCTCGCGTATTCTCTTTCCAAACCGACCAATGGCTGGCCGGCCGGTAATTATCAGGTGGAAATCGCGGTCGATGGATACCCGGATATAACGGTTTATAAGGATTTTTCGATTCAATAAATTTTGAATTTCTAGGTTGATGGCGCCTTTTGCCGCGAATTTCGTTTTGCGGCAAAAGGCGTTTGGATATATGAAGCAATCTCCTATCGAAAGCAAAGATAACGAGCGGATCAGATTTTTGAGAAAATTGACTTACAAAAAACACAGAGAGAAGTTCGGTCGTTTTTTTGTTGAAAACATCAAAATTATTCATGACGCGGCGAAAAATGGAATTTTTCCGGAAAGCGTTTTTTGCACGGAAAATTTTTTTGATCGACATAAAAAAGAAATTGAGTTCGTCATTCAAAAAGCAGGTGATGAAAATTTGTGTTTTATCGGCGACAAAGTCAATAAATCTTTCAGTGAATTAACCACGCCGTCCGGCGTGGCCGTGATTTATGTCATACCGGAATTTCAAATCAAGGAAAACAAGCCGGTTGTTTATCTGAACGGCATAAATGATCCGGGTAATCTGGGAACGATAATCAGGTCGGCCGCGGCTTTTGATTTTGGCAACTTAATATTGGATGAATTATGCGCCGACGCTTTTAATTATAAAACCGTTAATGCCTCAAAAGACGCCATTTTTAAAGTGAACATCGCTTATGACGAGAATTTGAAGAAAATAAAACAATTGAAAAAGAAAATGAGTATTTATTCAACGGCGATTAAATCGGGGGAAGACGCGGCCAAGATAAAAAAGGGCAAGGCGTTTTGTTTGGTTTTCGGCAGCGAAGCCAGGGGAGTGGATGATAAGATTTTGAAATTATCCGACGGCTTGATCAATATAAAAACAAACGGACAGGTGGAATCTCTGAACGTGGCCTGCGCGGCTTCGATTATTTTTTCCAAATTATATAAAGGGTGACAAACGGTAAAAGTTGAAATTTTTTAAAATAAAAAAGCCCCTTTGTTCGGGGCGTTTTTTATAAGATTAAAATCTATTCGTTTTTCTTTGTTGGTGACAATCTTTGCAGAAAATAGGTCTGTCGCCATCCGGTTTAAACGGCAATTCCGTGATTTCTTTACCGCAGCCGGAACAAGTCCAGTTGCCTTGAACCATCGGTCTTTGGGCGCCGAAATTTTGTCGGTCTTCCATGTGATTTGTTGTTTTGAAACTTTACGATTTAATCGCTCTTATGAAGGCTAATAAAATTGTAAGTTTTAACAAAACTTTTAATTATTATGAGGCCATTTTATCATGTTTTTAATAATTTGTCAATATGCGCCTTGATTTTGGGTGTTTTATTTCTAAAATGTTTGTCATAATAAAGACATGACTGAAATATTATCAAAATGCAAAATTAAAGAATTTGACCTGCTTTTAGCTGAAAAAAAGAACGTTTTGGCTCTCGGACCCGAATCGGCGGGT
It contains:
- a CDS encoding VTT domain-containing protein, whose product is MTLLIAWSVFIYFVDPVKIIDLIGVQNSYIFGFLISVFGGLTTFTATSFIATLVTLALGGVNPWLLGLFAGLGLAISDSVFYYFGKKGSEVISKKTEKRLSKFFAWLKKQPEWLIQILVFLYIGFTPLPNDIVTISLSFSRFPYKKFIIPVFFGDLTFATLVSVAASFGYHVY
- a CDS encoding DUF2090 domain-containing protein encodes the protein MREQLLIMPFDHRSSLIRDSIGVKTNVAVQKATLKLFKEIIYAAFLIVQKKYPRKNDLAILVDEKYGAAILKDAKKRKIKICYTVEKSGGKELAFEYGNSFGAHIAKFQPDFVKVLVRYNPSNKEINKRQLKKLKRLGEFCEKKNYRLLLELLVPPTKNDLAIAGSLAAFDKNYRIKKTVDAIGEIKKAVKVDVWKMEGFDKSNWRKIFKVVPEYSKIIVLGRGENEKNVMKWIMDAKIFSKIIGFAVGRTIFLKPLLEYHKKRVSKKRAEELIAADFSKFVKLWNS
- a CDS encoding RNA methyltransferase; protein product: MKQSPIESKDNERIRFLRKLTYKKHREKFGRFFVENIKIIHDAAKNGIFPESVFCTENFFDRHKKEIEFVIQKAGDENLCFIGDKVNKSFSELTTPSGVAVIYVIPEFQIKENKPVVYLNGINDPGNLGTIIRSAAAFDFGNLILDELCADAFNYKTVNASKDAIFKVNIAYDENLKKIKQLKKKMSIYSTAIKSGEDAAKIKKGKAFCLVFGSEARGVDDKILKLSDGLINIKTNGQVESLNVACAASIIFSKLYKG
- a CDS encoding CxxC-x17-CxxC domain-containing protein, producing the protein MEDRQNFGAQRPMVQGNWTCSGCGKEITELPFKPDGDRPIFCKDCHQQRKTNRF